Proteins encoded by one window of Synechococcus sp. WH 7805:
- a CDS encoding 4-hydroxybenzoate polyprenyltransferase, translating to MTGTLSSRLTSPWVALLRWNKPSGRLILLIPAGWSLWLNPSGTPSLQLILQILIGGLSVSAAGCIANDLWDQRIDREVARTSQRPLARGDLNRVQAFTLLTVLLTLALMVVISLPGDVRLLCLQLAFLALPPILLYPSAKRWFPFPQAVLALCWGFAVLIPWAAATGSLSLSLPLVATWGATLCWTFSFDTVYAMADRPDDAKLKLHSSALTLGDSAVKVVRAGYGLTAAGIAVAASAMQSGVIFWIFWSVACIGLWRSTLPLKAEEQQAGSVYAKHFARQVQIGTLLLAGVILSRLG from the coding sequence GTGACCGGCACGCTCTCCTCCCGCCTCACGTCCCCCTGGGTGGCCCTATTGCGCTGGAACAAACCCAGTGGCCGTTTAATCCTTTTAATACCCGCCGGATGGAGCCTCTGGCTGAATCCATCGGGAACTCCATCCCTGCAGCTCATCCTGCAAATCCTGATCGGAGGGCTCTCCGTCAGTGCAGCAGGCTGCATTGCCAACGACCTCTGGGACCAAAGAATCGACCGTGAGGTGGCACGCACCAGTCAAAGGCCGTTAGCCCGTGGCGATCTCAACCGTGTGCAGGCCTTCACTCTGCTCACCGTCCTGCTGACGCTGGCGCTGATGGTGGTGATCAGCCTGCCTGGAGATGTGCGACTTCTCTGCCTCCAATTAGCGTTTTTAGCCTTACCTCCGATCCTCCTTTACCCCTCCGCCAAGCGCTGGTTTCCCTTTCCACAGGCCGTGCTTGCTCTGTGCTGGGGTTTCGCTGTCCTGATTCCATGGGCTGCAGCCACTGGGTCCCTGAGTCTCAGCCTGCCGCTGGTTGCCACCTGGGGGGCAACACTCTGCTGGACCTTCAGTTTCGACACCGTGTACGCGATGGCGGACCGCCCTGACGACGCCAAGCTCAAGCTCCACAGCAGCGCCTTGACCCTCGGGGATTCCGCCGTGAAGGTTGTACGCGCTGGGTATGGGCTGACAGCTGCAGGGATCGCTGTTGCAGCCTCTGCGATGCAATCGGGGGTGATCTTCTGGATCTTTTGGAGTGTTGCCTGCATCGGCCTCTGGCGTTCAACCCTCCCCCTGAAGGCGGAAGAACAGCAAGCTGGCTCTGTGTACGCCAAACACTTCGCCAGGCAAGTGCAAATCGGCACTCTGTTGCTCGCCGGGGTCATCCTCAGCCGGTTGGGTTGA
- a CDS encoding LD-carboxypeptidase, producing the protein MPRIKAPVVQPPSLRRGDAVAITAPSSALRDDDSLKRGIAVLESWGLKVQPHQLDARHWGYLSGTDQQRRADLDQRPTPPLLACARGGWGAARLLEQSWSWSAGWLLGFSDITALLCSRLAQGVGGGVHGPLVTTLADEPDWSQQRLQELLFDRMAPDLNGETWVGGKAHGPLLTANLTVASHLLGSSHLPDMRGMILVIEDVGEAPYRLDRMLTHWRLAGSLQGLAGLGLGRFSGCEDPNLSASAEETFSLEQVLKERTVDLGIPVISGLPVGHGPGGNAALPVGVPACLDANRGILSLDLPDQR; encoded by the coding sequence ATGCCACGAATCAAGGCCCCCGTTGTTCAACCGCCGTCACTTAGGCGCGGCGATGCTGTTGCCATCACGGCACCCAGTTCGGCTCTACGCGATGACGACAGCCTGAAACGCGGAATCGCCGTGCTCGAATCCTGGGGACTCAAAGTGCAACCCCATCAGCTTGATGCGCGGCACTGGGGATATCTGTCTGGAACCGACCAGCAACGCAGAGCCGACCTCGATCAGCGACCGACCCCACCCCTGCTGGCTTGCGCCCGCGGTGGTTGGGGAGCAGCACGACTGCTCGAACAATCCTGGTCCTGGAGCGCTGGCTGGCTCCTCGGATTCTCCGACATCACGGCCTTGCTCTGTTCAAGGCTCGCCCAGGGCGTCGGAGGAGGCGTGCACGGTCCTTTGGTGACAACCCTGGCCGATGAACCCGACTGGAGCCAGCAACGCCTCCAGGAACTGCTCTTTGATCGGATGGCACCCGATCTCAACGGGGAGACCTGGGTGGGCGGGAAAGCGCATGGTCCACTGCTCACCGCCAATCTCACCGTGGCATCTCACCTGCTGGGCAGTTCCCATCTGCCCGATATGAGGGGCATGATCCTCGTGATCGAGGACGTCGGTGAAGCGCCTTACCGCCTCGACAGAATGCTGACGCATTGGCGCCTGGCGGGCAGTCTTCAGGGTCTGGCAGGCCTGGGGCTGGGACGGTTCAGCGGCTGCGAGGATCCCAACCTTTCAGCGAGCGCGGAAGAAACGTTCAGCCTGGAGCAAGTCCTGAAGGAACGCACTGTCGATCTGGGCATTCCCGTGATTTCCGGGTTGCCGGTCGGGCATGGCCCAGGAGGCAATGCAGCCCTGCCAGTGGGCGTTCCAGCC